A stretch of the Acyrthosiphon pisum isolate AL4f chromosome A2, pea_aphid_22Mar2018_4r6ur, whole genome shotgun sequence genome encodes the following:
- the LOC100163145 gene encoding protein mesh isoform X2 — MANNCCYYLAACLALYAYPVVTQNNFNDPYGQNAQPYWQQAQQRPQDIIDQQFSRPLYGFQETQRQAQQQQQQQQQQQQQLQLQLQQQQRLQQQQQQRLQQQQQPQQQTRLQQPRLPQQPMRNPNFNQNPTFFQERQNYNSFASRYAPPTLRLQAGSAPYVLTEERLAEIREEFMYWYFDRGGDNDLGDYQTDIHGSMPQIHKNFNFQLPFFGFRFNYTRVSMNGYLEFSDPPKHYRYPLSFPIKEWPKKNDPSFIGIFYSKCRIGSLRSDDVDRRKPGVYFRMERDLQARTDQFGVEMRERLMWDIREGVVGADSFVPKHSAIITWKNMSFAGGIDNSLYRTNTFQMILATDEVFTYAIFNYADMQWTSHTEAGGDTTGGEGGVPAFVGFNAGNGTRSFEYYPYSQRSTIRDLVGRGWANNFPGRHIFRIDENIMLGTCNKDIAGTNLPLVFAPESGNMLGGTVVNITGPCFEPGDKVRCKFDTEEVVGTVVNRNRAVCIQPFLMAEGYVIFDVAIGDEKYNWKGKYFVETPATATERIRFQDSAIRERKPKEIKITWEKQNLTTNFDAQIQISLYGYREVTIAPELVFIDVIATNIPNSGEYVISPITFEDRDNVQNLDLTFGFLQIQLSNPTMYSGISISPILWSKPIPLAWYFAPQWERWHGSAWPERLCDNWIKNDRYLKNFAAEIFQCPCTLEHALVDRGRFLPDADCDRDANPQCLYNKGAVHCVTTGAPSMEGSEQQCCYDKNNYLMLSYDQQWGSRPRRSHNLGFLPWTEANKVPTLSQWFHDMSPFFPCCMWQEEQAVGCETYRFERRPSQDCVAYQSPYVATVFGDPHVITFDDLEYTFNGKGEFVLVHVESEKFKFDVQGRFEQLPDNIYGPVKATTLTSVVSRDNTSTVIEVRLRPRVAQWRYRMDVFADGKRVYFDRPALKVQHFHGVTVYAPSYVLNQSEIVVMFQSGAGLEVLENKGFMTTRVYLPWQFINRTRGLFGNWSFDQSDDFTQPDGTIVQPNTFDFESVHKQYASNWILEDRDEKNKGGALFFREYGRTASYYANRTFEPVFEPTPELIIPANRSSDIQKANELCGDSYQCKYDYAVSLDRDLAFYTLQYQDGYVNTKKMSKQRVISCGVLETPRFGRKSNFLFVPNTKVTFECNQEFVLIGDQRRSCSSDGKWDVPEYGYTECLRHQEFSSRALVTIVPIMLLLLGPLFLILVCVGYRIFVKTKKAQAVNRLRGLSRRHSRQSRDGSPVQIGDEELQQQPGPDGERRDTAEEGRQRETEIN; from the exons ATGGcgaataattgttgttattatttggCTGCGTGCCTAGCACTATACGCGTATCCGGTGGTCACTCAAAACAACTTTAACGACCCTTACGGTCAAAATGCTCAGCCGTATTGGCAACAGGCGCAGCAAAGGCCGCAGGACATCATCGATCAACAGTTCAGCCGTCCATTGTACGGTTTCCAGGAAACCCAACGTCAGgcacagcagcaacaacaacaacaacaacaacaacaacaacaactacaactacaactacaacaacaacagcgattacaacagcaacaacaacagcggttacaacagcagcaacagccGCAACAGCAAACGCGGCTACAACAACCGCGATTACCACAGCAACCAATGCGAAATCCGAATTTTAATCAAAACCCAACCTTTTTTCAGGAGAGACAGAATTACA ACAGTTTCGCGTCCAGATATGCACCTCCTACTCTAAGATTACAAGCTGGTTCAGCTCCGTACGTTTTGACCGAAGAGAGATTGGCGGAAATCCGAGAAGAGTTCATGTACTGGTATTTCGATAGAGGCGGTGATAATGACCTAGGAGACTACCAAACTGATATACACGGGTCTATGCCTCAGATtcacaaaaattttaattttcaattgccGTTCTTCGGCTTTCGATTTAACTACACTCGGGTGTCAATGAACGGTTATTTAGAATTCAGTGATCCACCGAAACACTACCGATATCCGTTGTCATTTCCGATCAAAGAGTGGCCGAAAAAAAACGACCCGTCCTTCATCGGTATATTCTACAGCAAGTGTCGGATTGGTTCACTCAGATCTGACGACGTTGACCGACGCAAGCCTGGAGTTTATTTCCGCATGGAGAGGGATTTGCAAGCTCGAACCGATCAGTTCGGAGTGGAAATGAGAGAAAGATTAATGTGGGATATTCGAGAAGGTGTGGTCGGTGCTGATTCGTTCGTACCCAAACATTCAGCTATTATTACGTGGAAAAACATGTCATTCGCCGGAGGAATTGACAATTCACTTTACAGG aCCAATACGTTTCAAATGATCTTAGCCACCGACGAAGTATTTACTTACGCCATATTCAATTACGCAGACATGCAATGGACTAGTCATACAGAAGCCGGTGGCGATACGACTGGCGGCGAAGGTGGAGTACCAGCTTTT GTGGGATTCAACGCTGGAAATGGGACTAGGAGTTTCGAGTATTATCCTTATTCGCAAAGATCGACCATTAGAGACTTGGTGGGTCGTGGTTGGGCCAATAATTTTCCTGGTCGACATATATTCAGAATTGACGAAAACATTATGTTAGGAACGTGTAACAAAGATATCG cTGGTACAAATTTGCCGTTGGTTTTCGCACCGGAAAGTGGCAACATGTTGGGCGGCACTGTCGTCAACATCACCGGACCTTGTTTTGAGCCCGGAGACAAAGTACGATGCAA ATTTGACACGGAAGAAGTTGTCGGCACCGTAGTGAATAGAAACCGTGCCGTTTGCATCCAGCCGTTTTTGATGGCCGAAGGTTATGTAATATTTGATGTGGCGATTGGTGACGAAAAATACAATTGGAAGGGAAAATACTTTGTGG AGACTCCAGCCACGGCTACCGAGCGAATTCGGTTCCAAGACTCAGCAATACGAGAAAGAAAGcctaaagaaataaaaattacctgGGAAAAGCAAAATCTTACTACGAATTTTGACGCACAAATACAGATATCCCTTTACGGTTACAGAGAAGTAACAATCGCACCCGAACTCGTATTCATCGATGTCATAGCG ACAAATATTCCTAATTCGGGTGAATACGTCATAAGCCCGATTACTTTCGAAGACCGCGACAACGTCCAAAACTTAGATTTGACGTTTGGATTCTTGCAAATACAACTGTCCAATCCGACGATGTACTCCGGCATTTCGATTTCTCC GATACTGTGGAGCAAGCCCATACCTCTTGCGTGGTATTTCGCACCGCAATGGGAACGATGGCACGGGTCCGCTTGGCCCGAGAGACTGTGCGACAATTGGATTAAGAACGACAGGTATCTGAAAAACTTTGCAGCCGAGATATTCCAGTGCCCGTGCACTCTGGAGCACGCGCTAGTCGACCGGGGCCGGTTCTTGCCCGACGCTGACTGCGACCGGGACGCTAACCCCCAGTGTCTGTACAACAAGGGTGCCGTGCACTGTGTCACGACTGGGGCCCCGAGCATGGAGGGCTCGGAACAGCAGTGTTGCTATGACAAAAACAATTATCTGATGTTGTCATACGACCAGCAGTGGGGCTCGAGGCCGCGGAGATCGCACAACCTGGGATTCTTACCGTGGACCGAAGCCAACAAA GTGCCAACGCTGTCCCAGTGGTTCCACGACATGAGCCCTTTTTTCCCGTGTTGTATGTGGCAGGAAGAGCAGGCGGTAGGCTGCGAAACTTACCGATTTGAAAGACGTCCATCTCAAGATTGCGTCGCATACCAATCGCCATACGTGG cTACTGTCTTCGGCGATCCTCACGTGATTACTTTCGACGATCTGGAGTATACTTTCAACGGCAAAGGCGAGTTCGTGTTGGTTCACGTGGAATCGGAAAAGTTCAAATTCGACGTGCAAGGCAGATTCGAACAGTTGCCAGACAATATATATGGGCCGGTAAAGGCCACCACGCTGACGTCCGTAGTGTCTCGTGACAATACCTCCACCGTGATTGAAGTCCGATTACGGCCCAGAGTGGCCCAGTGGAGGTATAGGATGGACGTTTTTGCTGACGGTAAACGAGTGTATTTCGACAGACCGGCGTTGAAGGTGCAACATTTCCACg GTGTGACCGTTTACGCGCCTTCTTACGTCTTAAACCAGTCCGAAATCGTGGTCATGTTTCAGTCTGGCGCTGGGTTGGAAGTATTGGAAAACAAAGGATTCATGACTACTCGAGTGTATTTGCCCTGGCAGTTtatc aatCGAACCAGAGGATTATTTGGTAACTGGAGTTTTGATCAGTCCGATGATTTTACTCAACCCGATGGCACAATAGTACAACCTAATACGTTCGATTTCGAATCGGTACACAAACAGTATGCTTCAAATt GGATTTTAGAAGACAGAGACGAGAAGAACAAAGGTGGCGCATTATTCTTTCGCGAATACGGTCGGACGGCTAGTTATTATGCGAACCGAACGTTTGAGCCTGTTTTCGAGCCCACTCCGGAACTCATTATACCGGCTAACCGATCTTCCGACATACAGAAAGCCAACGAACTTTGCGGTGACTCGTACCAATGTAAATACGATTATGCGGTGAGTCTCGATAGGGATTTGGCGTTTTACACGTTACAATATCAAGACGGGTATGTCAATACGAAAAAGATGAGCAAACAGagag TGATATCGTGCGGAGTTTTGGAAACGCCACGTTTCGGACGAAAAAGTAACTTTCTGTTTGTACCCAACACCAAGGTGACGTTCGAGTGTAATCAAGAATTCGTACTGATTGGCGACCAAAGAAGATCTTGCTCGTCCGACGGTAAATGGGACGTACCGGAGTACGGGTACACGGAATGCTTAC GTCATCAAGAGTTTTCGTCGAGGGCCCTGGTGACGATCGTACCGATCATGCTGCTCCTGTTGGGGCCGCTGTTCCTTATCCTGGTATGCGTCGGTTACCGGATATTTGTCAAGACCAAAAAGGCACAGGCAGTTAA TCGGTTGCGAGGCTTGTCGAGACGTCACTCACGACAGTCACGCGATGGCAGTCCTGTCCAAATCGGTGATGAAGAATTGCAGCAGCAGCCCGGCCCGGACGGCGAAAGGAGAGACACGGCCGAGGAAGGTCGTCAGAGGGAAACGGAAATCAATTGA
- the LOC100163145 gene encoding protein mesh isoform X1 — protein MANNCCYYLAACLALYAYPVVTQNNFNDPYGQNAQPYWQQAQQRPQDIIDQQFSRPLYGFQETQRQAQQQQQQQQQQQQQLQLQLQQQQRLQQQQQQRLQQQQQPQQQTRLQQPRLPQQPMRNPNFNQNPTFFQERQNYNSFASRYAPPTLRLQAGSAPYVLTEERLAEIREEFMYWYFDRGGDNDLGDYQTDIHGSMPQIHKNFNFQLPFFGFRFNYTRVSMNGYLEFSDPPKHYRYPLSFPIKEWPKKNDPSFIGIFYSKCRIGSLRSDDVDRRKPGVYFRMERDLQARTDQFGVEMRERLMWDIREGVVGADSFVPKHSAIITWKNMSFAGGIDNSLYRTNTFQMILATDEVFTYAIFNYADMQWTSHTEAGGDTTGGEGGVPAFVGFNAGNGTRSFEYYPYSQRSTIRDLVGRGWANNFPGRHIFRIDENIMLGTCNKDIAGTNLPLVFAPESGNMLGGTVVNITGPCFEPGDKVRCKFDTEEVVGTVVNRNRAVCIQPFLMAEGYVIFDVAIGDEKYNWKGKYFVETPATATERIRFQDSAIRERKPKEIKITWEKQNLTTNFDAQIQISLYGYREVTIAPELVFIDVIATNIPNSGEYVISPITFEDRDNVQNLDLTFGFLQIQLSNPTMYSGISISPILWSKPIPLAWYFAPQWERWHGSAWPERLCDNWIKNDRYLKNFAAEIFQCPCTLEHALVDRGRFLPDADCDRDANPQCLYNKGAVHCVTTGAPSMEGSEQQCCYDKNNYLMLSYDQQWGSRPRRSHNLGFLPWTEANKVPTLSQWFHDMSPFFPCCMWQEEQAVGCETYRFERRPSQDCVAYQSPYVATVFGDPHVITFDDLEYTFNGKGEFVLVHVESEKFKFDVQGRFEQLPDNIYGPVKATTLTSVVSRDNTSTVIEVRLRPRVAQWRYRMDVFADGKRVYFDRPALKVQHFHGVTVYAPSYVLNQSEIVVMFQSGAGLEVLENKGFMTTRVYLPWQFINRTRGLFGNWSFDQSDDFTQPDGTIVQPNTFDFESVHKQYASNWILEDRDEKNKGGALFFREYGRTASYYANRTFEPVFEPTPELIIPANRSSDIQKANELCGDSYQCKYDYAVSLDRDLAFYTLQYQDGYVNTKKMSKQRVISCGVLETPRFGRKSNFLFVPNTKVTFECNQEFVLIGDQRRSCSSDGKWDVPEYGYTECLRHIEYESRSAWTTIALIAALIVPLLVGICCVVSRVYRRSGRLSLRYQTARAAKRRNSVLALSTVDLSSAGAAAKNNGRRRDDGENDDDGRRRPRRWDVHR, from the exons ATGGcgaataattgttgttattatttggCTGCGTGCCTAGCACTATACGCGTATCCGGTGGTCACTCAAAACAACTTTAACGACCCTTACGGTCAAAATGCTCAGCCGTATTGGCAACAGGCGCAGCAAAGGCCGCAGGACATCATCGATCAACAGTTCAGCCGTCCATTGTACGGTTTCCAGGAAACCCAACGTCAGgcacagcagcaacaacaacaacaacaacaacaacaacaacaactacaactacaactacaacaacaacagcgattacaacagcaacaacaacagcggttacaacagcagcaacagccGCAACAGCAAACGCGGCTACAACAACCGCGATTACCACAGCAACCAATGCGAAATCCGAATTTTAATCAAAACCCAACCTTTTTTCAGGAGAGACAGAATTACA ACAGTTTCGCGTCCAGATATGCACCTCCTACTCTAAGATTACAAGCTGGTTCAGCTCCGTACGTTTTGACCGAAGAGAGATTGGCGGAAATCCGAGAAGAGTTCATGTACTGGTATTTCGATAGAGGCGGTGATAATGACCTAGGAGACTACCAAACTGATATACACGGGTCTATGCCTCAGATtcacaaaaattttaattttcaattgccGTTCTTCGGCTTTCGATTTAACTACACTCGGGTGTCAATGAACGGTTATTTAGAATTCAGTGATCCACCGAAACACTACCGATATCCGTTGTCATTTCCGATCAAAGAGTGGCCGAAAAAAAACGACCCGTCCTTCATCGGTATATTCTACAGCAAGTGTCGGATTGGTTCACTCAGATCTGACGACGTTGACCGACGCAAGCCTGGAGTTTATTTCCGCATGGAGAGGGATTTGCAAGCTCGAACCGATCAGTTCGGAGTGGAAATGAGAGAAAGATTAATGTGGGATATTCGAGAAGGTGTGGTCGGTGCTGATTCGTTCGTACCCAAACATTCAGCTATTATTACGTGGAAAAACATGTCATTCGCCGGAGGAATTGACAATTCACTTTACAGG aCCAATACGTTTCAAATGATCTTAGCCACCGACGAAGTATTTACTTACGCCATATTCAATTACGCAGACATGCAATGGACTAGTCATACAGAAGCCGGTGGCGATACGACTGGCGGCGAAGGTGGAGTACCAGCTTTT GTGGGATTCAACGCTGGAAATGGGACTAGGAGTTTCGAGTATTATCCTTATTCGCAAAGATCGACCATTAGAGACTTGGTGGGTCGTGGTTGGGCCAATAATTTTCCTGGTCGACATATATTCAGAATTGACGAAAACATTATGTTAGGAACGTGTAACAAAGATATCG cTGGTACAAATTTGCCGTTGGTTTTCGCACCGGAAAGTGGCAACATGTTGGGCGGCACTGTCGTCAACATCACCGGACCTTGTTTTGAGCCCGGAGACAAAGTACGATGCAA ATTTGACACGGAAGAAGTTGTCGGCACCGTAGTGAATAGAAACCGTGCCGTTTGCATCCAGCCGTTTTTGATGGCCGAAGGTTATGTAATATTTGATGTGGCGATTGGTGACGAAAAATACAATTGGAAGGGAAAATACTTTGTGG AGACTCCAGCCACGGCTACCGAGCGAATTCGGTTCCAAGACTCAGCAATACGAGAAAGAAAGcctaaagaaataaaaattacctgGGAAAAGCAAAATCTTACTACGAATTTTGACGCACAAATACAGATATCCCTTTACGGTTACAGAGAAGTAACAATCGCACCCGAACTCGTATTCATCGATGTCATAGCG ACAAATATTCCTAATTCGGGTGAATACGTCATAAGCCCGATTACTTTCGAAGACCGCGACAACGTCCAAAACTTAGATTTGACGTTTGGATTCTTGCAAATACAACTGTCCAATCCGACGATGTACTCCGGCATTTCGATTTCTCC GATACTGTGGAGCAAGCCCATACCTCTTGCGTGGTATTTCGCACCGCAATGGGAACGATGGCACGGGTCCGCTTGGCCCGAGAGACTGTGCGACAATTGGATTAAGAACGACAGGTATCTGAAAAACTTTGCAGCCGAGATATTCCAGTGCCCGTGCACTCTGGAGCACGCGCTAGTCGACCGGGGCCGGTTCTTGCCCGACGCTGACTGCGACCGGGACGCTAACCCCCAGTGTCTGTACAACAAGGGTGCCGTGCACTGTGTCACGACTGGGGCCCCGAGCATGGAGGGCTCGGAACAGCAGTGTTGCTATGACAAAAACAATTATCTGATGTTGTCATACGACCAGCAGTGGGGCTCGAGGCCGCGGAGATCGCACAACCTGGGATTCTTACCGTGGACCGAAGCCAACAAA GTGCCAACGCTGTCCCAGTGGTTCCACGACATGAGCCCTTTTTTCCCGTGTTGTATGTGGCAGGAAGAGCAGGCGGTAGGCTGCGAAACTTACCGATTTGAAAGACGTCCATCTCAAGATTGCGTCGCATACCAATCGCCATACGTGG cTACTGTCTTCGGCGATCCTCACGTGATTACTTTCGACGATCTGGAGTATACTTTCAACGGCAAAGGCGAGTTCGTGTTGGTTCACGTGGAATCGGAAAAGTTCAAATTCGACGTGCAAGGCAGATTCGAACAGTTGCCAGACAATATATATGGGCCGGTAAAGGCCACCACGCTGACGTCCGTAGTGTCTCGTGACAATACCTCCACCGTGATTGAAGTCCGATTACGGCCCAGAGTGGCCCAGTGGAGGTATAGGATGGACGTTTTTGCTGACGGTAAACGAGTGTATTTCGACAGACCGGCGTTGAAGGTGCAACATTTCCACg GTGTGACCGTTTACGCGCCTTCTTACGTCTTAAACCAGTCCGAAATCGTGGTCATGTTTCAGTCTGGCGCTGGGTTGGAAGTATTGGAAAACAAAGGATTCATGACTACTCGAGTGTATTTGCCCTGGCAGTTtatc aatCGAACCAGAGGATTATTTGGTAACTGGAGTTTTGATCAGTCCGATGATTTTACTCAACCCGATGGCACAATAGTACAACCTAATACGTTCGATTTCGAATCGGTACACAAACAGTATGCTTCAAATt GGATTTTAGAAGACAGAGACGAGAAGAACAAAGGTGGCGCATTATTCTTTCGCGAATACGGTCGGACGGCTAGTTATTATGCGAACCGAACGTTTGAGCCTGTTTTCGAGCCCACTCCGGAACTCATTATACCGGCTAACCGATCTTCCGACATACAGAAAGCCAACGAACTTTGCGGTGACTCGTACCAATGTAAATACGATTATGCGGTGAGTCTCGATAGGGATTTGGCGTTTTACACGTTACAATATCAAGACGGGTATGTCAATACGAAAAAGATGAGCAAACAGagag TGATATCGTGCGGAGTTTTGGAAACGCCACGTTTCGGACGAAAAAGTAACTTTCTGTTTGTACCCAACACCAAGGTGACGTTCGAGTGTAATCAAGAATTCGTACTGATTGGCGACCAAAGAAGATCTTGCTCGTCCGACGGTAAATGGGACGTACCGGAGTACGGGTACACGGAATGCTTAC GTCACATCGAGTACGAGTCGCGGAGCGCGTGGACGACGATCGCACTGATTGCGGCCCTCATAGTACCGCTGCTGGTAGGCATTTGCTGTGTGGTGTCGCGAGTGTACCGGCGCAGCGGCCGGCTGAGCCTGCGGTACCAGACGGCGCGGGCGGCGAAAAGGCGCAACTCGGTGCTGGCCCTGAGCACGGTCGATCTGTCGTCGGCGGGCGCGGCGGCCAAGAATAACGGGCGCCGCCGCGACGATGGAgaaaacgacgacgacggacGACGACGGCCGCGGCGATGGGACGTCCACCGATGA